A genome region from Aliivibrio salmonicida LFI1238 includes the following:
- a CDS encoding STAS domain-containing protein, whose protein sequence is MSEMDLCEAKSDEISFKGTLDRETVPNLWNKLTEWKPKLEQVKVDLTHVNRIDSAGVVLLLHLIEHAKKQNCHIMLAFVPDQLITLIQLSNVESLFADHLITQKVE, encoded by the coding sequence ATGAGCGAAATGGATTTATGTGAGGCTAAATCTGATGAAATTAGCTTCAAAGGGACGCTTGATCGTGAGACTGTGCCTAATCTTTGGAATAAATTGACAGAATGGAAACCTAAACTTGAGCAAGTAAAGGTAGACTTAACTCACGTTAATCGTATTGACTCAGCAGGTGTTGTGTTACTTTTACACCTAATAGAGCATGCAAAAAAACAAAACTGTCATATAATGCTTGCTTTCGTCCCTGATCAGCTCATTACTTTAATTCAATTAAGTAATGTGGAATCATTGTTTGCTGATCACTTAATAACGCAAAAGGTAGAGTAA
- the ibaG gene encoding BolA family iron metabolism protein IbaG, with protein MDSAEIKELLDAALQLQEIHVKGEGSHFEVIAVDESFNGMNRVKKQQTIYGPLMEHISTNTIHALSIKAFTPEEWARDKKLNSLF; from the coding sequence ATGGATAGCGCCGAGATTAAAGAATTATTAGACGCAGCACTTCAACTTCAAGAGATTCACGTTAAAGGTGAAGGAAGCCATTTTGAAGTTATTGCTGTGGATGAATCGTTCAATGGAATGAACAGAGTTAAAAAGCAACAAACCATCTATGGACCTTTGATGGAACACATCTCAACAAATACTATTCACGCTCTATCAATCAAAGCGTTTACTCCGGAAGAGTGGGCACGTGATAAAAAATTAAATAGCTTATTCTAA
- the murA gene encoding UDP-N-acetylglucosamine 1-carboxyvinyltransferase, whose protein sequence is MYKFRIQGSDKPLSGEVTISGAKNAALPILFAALLAEEPVEVANVPKLRDVDTTIELLQRLGAKVSRNGSVHIDASEVNNFCAPYDLVKTMRASIWALGPLVARFGKGQVSLPGGCAIGARPVDLHIHGLEQLGATIKLEDGYVKAEVDGRLKGAHIVMDKVSVGATITVMCAATLAEGTTILENAAREPEIVDTAHFLNAIGAKVSGMGTDTITIEGVERLGGGYHEVVADRIETGTFLVAAAVSGGKVVCKNTKASLLESVLAKLEEAGAKVESGEDWISLDMTGRELKAVNIRTAPHPAFPTDMQAQFTLLNMMAKGPGIITETIFENRFMHIPELQRMGAHAEIEGNTAICGDTDGLSGAQVMATDLRASASLVIAGCIAKGETIVDRIYHIDRGYDKIEDKLTALGANIERVRSSEL, encoded by the coding sequence ATGTATAAGTTCCGAATTCAAGGAAGCGATAAACCACTTTCAGGAGAGGTTACGATTTCTGGTGCAAAAAATGCTGCACTACCAATTTTATTCGCTGCATTACTTGCTGAAGAGCCAGTAGAAGTTGCCAATGTTCCTAAACTTCGTGATGTTGATACAACGATAGAGTTACTGCAACGCTTAGGCGCTAAGGTTTCTCGTAATGGTTCAGTTCATATTGATGCAAGCGAAGTTAATAACTTTTGTGCACCGTATGATTTAGTTAAAACGATGCGTGCATCAATTTGGGCACTCGGTCCATTGGTTGCACGTTTTGGTAAAGGCCAAGTATCTTTACCTGGTGGTTGTGCTATTGGTGCTCGTCCTGTTGACCTTCATATTCACGGTCTTGAGCAACTGGGTGCAACTATTAAGCTTGAAGACGGTTACGTTAAAGCTGAAGTTGATGGCCGCTTAAAAGGCGCACACATCGTTATGGATAAAGTCAGTGTTGGCGCAACCATCACGGTTATGTGTGCAGCGACTTTGGCTGAAGGCACGACTATTTTAGAAAACGCAGCGCGTGAACCTGAGATTGTAGATACTGCTCATTTCCTTAATGCTATTGGTGCGAAAGTATCAGGTATGGGAACCGATACGATTACTATTGAAGGCGTTGAACGTCTTGGTGGTGGATATCATGAAGTGGTTGCTGACCGTATAGAAACGGGGACATTCCTTGTCGCAGCTGCTGTATCTGGCGGTAAAGTCGTATGTAAAAATACGAAAGCGAGCCTACTTGAATCTGTTTTGGCTAAGCTTGAAGAAGCGGGCGCTAAAGTTGAATCTGGTGAAGACTGGATCAGTTTAGACATGACAGGCCGAGAGCTAAAAGCGGTAAATATCCGTACGGCTCCACATCCTGCATTTCCAACAGACATGCAAGCGCAATTCACATTGTTAAATATGATGGCGAAAGGTCCAGGTATTATTACGGAAACGATTTTTGAAAACCGTTTCATGCACATTCCTGAATTGCAACGTATGGGTGCTCACGCTGAGATTGAAGGTAATACTGCTATTTGTGGTGATACTGATGGTTTAAGTGGTGCTCAAGTAATGGCAACAGATTTAAGAGCCTCTGCAAGCCTTGTTATCGCAGGTTGTATAGCAAAAGGTGAAACAATTGTTGATCGTATTTATCATATCGACCGTGGTTATGATAAGATCGAAGACAAGTTAACCGCATTAGGCGCGAATATCGAAAGAGTTCGTAGTAGCGAATTATAA
- a CDS encoding 1-acylglycerol-3-phosphate O-acyltransferase translates to MIALLRLIALAIFAVFTFVFGCGYCLLSPRNPKHVYTFGLWFARMSRVFGIKLEVRVPESVKNSGPSLYIANHQNSWDLFTVSGAIQPRTVTVGKKSIAWMPLFGQLYWITGNILIDRNNRSKAVGTISQVADNIKKRNVSVWMFPEGTRSRGRGLLPFKTGAFHAAIAADVPVTPIVCSNTEGVKLNRWNNGVVIVEILPPVSLDGYTKANVRELANECREQMKVKLEELNKEVAERNQA, encoded by the coding sequence ATGATTGCATTGTTACGCCTGATTGCTTTGGCTATCTTTGCTGTCTTTACGTTTGTATTTGGCTGTGGTTATTGCTTATTAAGCCCACGTAACCCAAAACACGTTTATACTTTTGGTCTTTGGTTTGCTCGTATGTCGCGAGTATTTGGTATTAAACTTGAAGTGCGAGTTCCTGAAAGTGTTAAAAATTCAGGACCAAGTTTATACATCGCAAACCATCAAAATAGCTGGGATTTGTTTACTGTCTCTGGGGCAATTCAACCAAGAACAGTGACTGTAGGTAAAAAAAGCATCGCGTGGATGCCGTTGTTTGGTCAACTGTATTGGATCACCGGTAATATTCTTATTGACCGTAATAATCGCAGTAAAGCGGTAGGTACGATTTCACAAGTTGCGGATAATATTAAGAAACGTAATGTCTCTGTATGGATGTTCCCAGAAGGAACGCGTTCTCGTGGTCGTGGTTTATTGCCATTTAAAACGGGTGCATTTCATGCGGCTATCGCTGCTGATGTTCCAGTGACTCCGATTGTGTGTAGTAATACGGAAGGCGTAAAACTAAATCGTTGGAATAACGGTGTGGTTATTGTCGAAATTTTACCGCCAGTAAGCCTTGATGGTTACACGAAAGCGAACGTTCGTGAATTAGCGAATGAATGTCGTGAACAAATGAAAGTTAAGCTAGAAGAATTAAATAAAGAAGTTGCAGAACGCAACCAAGCTTAA
- a CDS encoding transposase domain-containing protein translates to MLYSIVETAKANGLIPYDYIRYCLDRLCVGSPDIDSLLPWNVKDKV, encoded by the coding sequence ATGCTTTACAGCATTGTAGAAACAGCAAAGGCAAACGGATTAATCCCTTACGATTATATTAGGTATTGTCTAGATCGTTTATGTGTTGGATCGCCAGATATCGATTCACTTTTACCTTGGAATGTAAAAGACAAGGTGTAG
- the tnpB gene encoding IS66 family insertion sequence element accessory protein TnpB (TnpB, as the term is used for proteins encoded by IS66 family insertion elements, is considered an accessory protein, since TnpC, encoded by a neighboring gene, is a DDE family transposase.), with protein sequence MNVFTDVSTIYLHRDFVDFRKAINGLVVIVEQEMQLSPFSDALFIFCNKPRDKLKILYWDKTGFALWYKRLDEDRFKWPRNINNDTLALSEQQLTLLLQGFDILGHQPVHYQTTL encoded by the coding sequence ATGAATGTATTTACTGATGTTTCCACCATTTATCTTCATCGTGATTTTGTCGATTTTCGCAAGGCCATTAATGGCCTTGTCGTGATTGTTGAGCAAGAAATGCAACTATCACCGTTTAGTGATGCTCTATTTATATTTTGCAATAAGCCTCGTGATAAACTCAAAATATTGTATTGGGATAAAACAGGATTCGCTTTATGGTACAAGCGATTAGATGAAGACCGCTTCAAATGGCCACGAAATATAAATAACGATACGTTAGCATTATCAGAGCAGCAACTGACACTGCTATTACAAGGTTTTGATATCTTAGGACATCAACCGGTACATTATCAAACAACCCTTTAA
- the tnpA gene encoding IS66 family insertion sequence element accessory protein TnpA — MQKDKKRTPEQWHALFESQQSSKLSAAEFCRNHNILPKTFSARKARWKQKINATPQLPDIQLSIGKLRLTLPANTEPHWIGLLLKGYQS; from the coding sequence ATGCAAAAAGATAAAAAGAGAACACCAGAGCAATGGCACGCTCTATTTGAATCTCAGCAATCTAGCAAGCTTAGTGCCGCTGAATTTTGTCGTAACCATAATATTCTGCCAAAGACATTTAGTGCACGTAAAGCACGATGGAAACAAAAGATTAACGCCACTCCACAATTACCAGATATTCAACTTTCTATCGGAAAATTGCGATTAACATTGCCAGCTAATACTGAACCTCACTGGATAGGACTCTTATTAAAAGGGTATCAATCATGA
- a CDS encoding NUDIX hydrolase produces MSEHEQDYILLANTPDVRFELNPEEVSDIQWWSETKIKQTLAVSPTVFSVWFETVYSKVIQFLDKK; encoded by the coding sequence TTGAGTGAGCATGAACAAGATTATATCTTATTAGCGAATACGCCTGATGTTAGGTTTGAACTTAATCCGGAAGAAGTCAGTGACATTCAGTGGTGGAGTGAAACTAAAATTAAGCAGACGTTAGCAGTAAGCCCTACTGTATTTTCTGTTTGGTTTGAAACGGTGTATTCGAAAGTAATCCAATTTTTGGATAAAAAATAA
- a CDS encoding RidA family protein, protein MTKVLHTDNAPAAIGPYIQGVDLGSMVLTSGQIPVNPATGEVSDDIAEQARQSLENVKAVIESSGLTVSDIVKMTVFVKDLNDFGTVNEVYGNFFDEHNVANYPARSCVEVARLPKDVGIEIEAIAVRK, encoded by the coding sequence ATGACTAAAGTACTTCATACAGATAACGCTCCAGCGGCAATTGGTCCATACATTCAAGGTGTTGATCTTGGTAGTATGGTACTGACTTCTGGCCAAATCCCTGTTAACCCTGCAACAGGTGAAGTATCTGATGATATCGCAGAGCAAGCACGCCAATCTCTTGAGAATGTGAAAGCCGTTATTGAATCTTCAGGCCTAACGGTTTCTGATATCGTTAAAATGACGGTATTTGTGAAAGACTTAAATGACTTTGGTACAGTAAACGAAGTGTACGGCAACTTTTTTGATGAACATAACGTAGCAAATTACCCTGCTCGCTCTTGCGTTGAAGTTGCGCGTCTTCCAAAAGATGTTGGTATCGAAATTGAAGCTATTGCTGTTCGTAAATAA
- the pyrI gene encoding aspartate carbamoyltransferase regulatory subunit codes for MSNKTELRVEAIKNGTVIDHIPANIGVKVLKLFQMDKTAERVTIGLNLPSSALGSKDLLKIENTFVTPEQASKLALYAPHATVNQIENYEVVKKIPLILPKQITGVFECPNSNCITHGEPVDSSFKVIAKKGNIHLKCKYCEKVYSQEVVTDLH; via the coding sequence ATGTCGAATAAAACTGAATTACGTGTTGAAGCAATCAAAAACGGCACCGTTATCGATCACATTCCTGCAAATATTGGTGTAAAAGTGCTTAAATTGTTCCAAATGGACAAAACAGCAGAGCGTGTGACCATTGGCTTAAACTTACCGTCTTCAGCGCTTGGCTCAAAAGATTTACTGAAAATAGAAAATACATTTGTCACACCAGAACAAGCGAGTAAATTGGCGTTGTATGCACCACACGCAACCGTTAATCAAATTGAGAACTATGAAGTCGTTAAAAAGATACCGCTAATTCTTCCTAAGCAAATCACAGGGGTATTTGAGTGTCCGAACAGCAATTGCATTACTCATGGTGAGCCAGTAGATAGCAGCTTTAAAGTGATAGCTAAGAAAGGAAACATCCATCTGAAGTGCAAATATTGTGAAAAAGTATACTCTCAAGAAGTCGTGACCGATTTACATTAA
- the pyrB gene encoding aspartate carbamoyltransferase has product MANSLYQKHIISIPELSREELELIVETAGNIKKEPQPDLLKNKVIASCFFEASTRTRLSFETAIQRLGGSVIGFDSAGNTSLAQKGETLADSVQIIASYANAYVMRHPREGAARLASEFSNGTPVINAGDGANQHPTQTLLDLYTIYETQGRLDNLNIAFVGDLKYGRTVHSLTQALAKFNGVKFFFIAPEVLAMPDYICEELDELGIEYQLLNSMEEAIPELDILYMTRVQKERFDESEYAHIKSAYILSAADLKPARENLKVLHPLPRIDEINIDVDKTPHAYYFQQAENGVYARQALLALVLNESL; this is encoded by the coding sequence ATGGCTAACTCGCTATATCAAAAACATATCATTTCTATTCCAGAGCTATCTCGCGAAGAGTTAGAGCTGATTGTGGAAACGGCAGGTAATATAAAAAAAGAACCTCAACCTGATTTGTTAAAAAACAAAGTGATTGCGAGCTGCTTTTTTGAAGCATCCACGCGAACGCGTCTTTCTTTCGAAACCGCCATTCAACGCTTAGGTGGATCTGTCATTGGTTTTGATAGTGCAGGAAATACTTCCCTTGCTCAAAAAGGTGAGACGCTAGCCGATTCAGTTCAAATCATTGCATCTTATGCTAATGCTTATGTTATGCGTCACCCTAGAGAAGGTGCAGCACGTCTTGCTTCTGAGTTTTCAAACGGCACCCCGGTAATTAATGCAGGAGATGGTGCAAACCAACACCCAACTCAGACCCTCTTGGATCTTTATACTATCTACGAAACTCAAGGACGCTTAGATAATCTAAATATCGCTTTTGTTGGTGATTTAAAATATGGCCGAACGGTTCACTCTTTAACTCAAGCATTGGCCAAGTTTAATGGCGTTAAATTCTTTTTTATTGCTCCAGAAGTATTAGCGATGCCTGATTACATTTGTGAAGAGTTAGATGAACTTGGTATTGAATACCAACTGCTAAATAGCATGGAAGAAGCCATTCCTGAACTCGATATTCTATACATGACTCGAGTTCAAAAAGAGCGCTTTGATGAATCAGAATACGCACACATTAAGTCTGCATACATCTTATCTGCTGCGGATCTAAAACCTGCACGTGAAAACCTAAAAGTGCTTCACCCTCTTCCTCGTATTGATGAAATTAATATCGACGTCGATAAAACACCACACGCGTATTATTTCCAACAAGCTGAAAATGGGGTTTATGCTCGCCAAGCATTACTTGCTCTTGTTTTGAATGAATCACTATAA
- the argF gene encoding ornithine carbamoyltransferase, with protein sequence MAFNLRNRNFLKLLDFTPKEIQHLLDLSADLKKAKYAGYEQPRLSGKNIALIFEKSSTRTRCAFEVAAFDQGAKVTYLGPSGSQIGHKESIKDTARVLGRMYDGIEYRGFGQSIVEELGKYAGVPVWNGLTDEFHPTQILADFLTMQEYAEDKQLNQIKFAYLGDARNNMGNSLMVGAAKMGMEIRLVAPKQFWPEDTLVTQCQEIASQTGAKIILTEDVTTGVEGCDFLYTDVWVSMGEAPEAWDERVALMTPYQINMNVIKATNNPNVKFMHCLPAFHNDETALGKEIAEKYGMNGLEVTDEVFESDYSIVFDEAENRMHTIKAIMVATLGQ encoded by the coding sequence ATGGCTTTTAATTTACGTAATAGAAATTTTCTTAAACTGTTGGATTTCACACCTAAAGAAATTCAGCATTTACTCGATTTATCTGCTGATTTAAAAAAAGCAAAATACGCAGGTTATGAACAACCGCGTTTATCGGGTAAAAATATTGCGCTTATTTTTGAAAAGTCATCCACTCGAACTCGATGCGCTTTTGAAGTCGCGGCCTTTGATCAAGGAGCTAAAGTCACTTATCTTGGGCCTTCTGGATCTCAAATTGGTCACAAAGAATCAATAAAAGATACGGCTCGTGTATTGGGCCGTATGTATGATGGCATTGAATATCGTGGCTTTGGGCAATCGATTGTTGAAGAGCTTGGTAAATACGCAGGGGTTCCAGTATGGAATGGGCTCACTGATGAATTTCATCCAACTCAAATTCTCGCTGATTTCCTTACTATGCAAGAATACGCAGAAGATAAGCAATTAAATCAAATCAAATTTGCCTACCTTGGGGATGCCCGCAATAACATGGGTAACTCACTAATGGTAGGGGCAGCGAAAATGGGCATGGAGATCCGTCTCGTTGCACCAAAACAATTTTGGCCAGAAGATACGCTAGTAACACAATGCCAAGAAATTGCGAGTCAAACAGGCGCTAAAATCATTCTAACCGAAGACGTAACAACGGGTGTTGAAGGGTGTGATTTTTTATATACCGATGTTTGGGTTTCTATGGGCGAAGCCCCTGAAGCTTGGGATGAACGTGTCGCTCTGATGACGCCATATCAAATCAATATGAACGTAATAAAAGCCACTAATAACCCCAATGTTAAATTCATGCATTGTTTACCTGCCTTCCATAATGATGAAACCGCTCTAGGTAAAGAGATAGCAGAAAAATACGGGATGAATGGGTTAGAAGTGACCGATGAAGTTTTTGAATCGGATTACTCCATTGTATTTGATGAAGCCGAAAATCGCATGCACACAATAAAAGCCATAATGGTCGCAACTCTAGGCCAGTAA
- the arcA gene encoding arginine deiminase, which produces MSKLFVGSEIGQLRRVILHRPERALSHLTPTNCHNLLFDDVLSVEKALHEHDQFVATLRQQDVEVLLLQDLLEETLAHPEAKQWLLRHQISHYRFGPTFANQIRAFLLEKNNKELASILLGGLAFIELPFKAPSMLQQLSDPFDFVIDPLPNHLFTRDTSCWIYGGVSINPMAKAARKRESNHLRAIYKWHPLFSNQSFPRYFGDENRHYDNATIEGGDVLIIGKGNVLVGISERTTPQGIENLAKQLFRTEQAKQVIAIKLPENRSCMHLDTVMTHMDHNVFSVYPRVIDKNMPCWSITPCGDQQLAIQEKPNFEHSLMQALELDSLNIITTGGDSYEAEREQWHDANNVLTIKPGVVVAYERNVYTNEKYDKAGITVLPIMGDELGRGRGGARCMSCPIERDGI; this is translated from the coding sequence ATGAGTAAGCTATTTGTTGGCTCCGAAATTGGCCAACTTCGTCGTGTCATTCTTCATCGTCCAGAGCGAGCATTAAGCCATTTAACGCCAACCAACTGTCACAACCTTCTTTTTGATGATGTCCTCTCCGTTGAAAAAGCGCTTCATGAACACGATCAATTTGTTGCCACACTTAGACAGCAAGATGTTGAAGTCTTATTACTTCAAGATTTACTCGAAGAGACGCTCGCTCATCCAGAAGCGAAACAATGGTTATTAAGGCATCAAATTTCTCATTATCGTTTTGGTCCAACCTTTGCTAATCAAATTAGGGCTTTTCTACTCGAAAAAAACAACAAAGAGCTCGCCTCAATTTTATTGGGAGGATTAGCATTTATTGAATTACCATTCAAAGCGCCTTCAATGCTTCAACAATTGAGTGACCCGTTCGATTTTGTTATCGACCCACTTCCTAATCATTTATTTACTCGTGATACTTCATGTTGGATTTATGGTGGCGTTTCAATCAACCCGATGGCAAAAGCCGCTCGTAAAAGAGAATCCAACCATTTGCGAGCCATTTATAAATGGCATCCTTTGTTTTCAAATCAATCCTTCCCTCGTTACTTTGGGGATGAAAATCGCCACTACGATAACGCGACGATAGAAGGTGGGGATGTATTGATCATAGGCAAAGGAAATGTACTTGTTGGGATCTCAGAGCGAACAACCCCACAAGGTATTGAAAACCTAGCAAAACAGCTTTTCAGAACAGAACAAGCCAAACAAGTTATCGCGATTAAACTGCCTGAAAACCGATCTTGTATGCATTTAGATACGGTAATGACACACATGGACCATAATGTATTTTCAGTATATCCACGAGTTATCGATAAAAATATGCCTTGTTGGTCAATCACTCCTTGTGGGGATCAACAATTAGCCATTCAAGAAAAACCTAATTTTGAACACTCACTAATGCAGGCATTAGAACTTGACTCTCTTAATATTATTACCACCGGTGGGGATAGTTACGAAGCGGAACGAGAGCAATGGCATGATGCTAATAATGTGCTCACAATTAAACCTGGCGTTGTCGTCGCGTATGAACGTAATGTCTACACCAATGAAAAATACGATAAAGCGGGTATTACTGTTCTACCAATAATGGGGGATGAATTAGGTCGAGGTAGAGGAGGTGCTCGCTGCATGAGCTGCCCAATAGAAAGAGATGGTATTTAA
- the rraB gene encoding ribonuclease E inhibitor RraB has product MSQEDEYLSVEQFLEFQKIETREIIESLKADGSEPEALYAIEHHLMAEDFKALENAVVEAFKMGFEVLEAEELEDENGAKILCCDAVMDCALDADVIDSQVEKLVLIAEKFDIIYDGWGTYYEGEDAEYDVIEDGDDE; this is encoded by the coding sequence ATGTCTCAAGAAGACGAATATCTATCAGTTGAACAATTTCTTGAATTTCAAAAAATAGAAACGCGTGAAATTATTGAGTCGCTAAAAGCTGACGGAAGTGAGCCTGAAGCACTGTATGCTATCGAGCACCACTTGATGGCTGAAGACTTTAAAGCGCTTGAAAATGCCGTTGTTGAAGCATTTAAAATGGGTTTTGAAGTATTAGAAGCAGAAGAACTTGAAGATGAAAACGGTGCTAAAATTCTTTGCTGTGATGCAGTGATGGATTGTGCATTAGATGCTGACGTGATTGACTCTCAAGTAGAGAAATTAGTTCTGATCGCTGAGAAATTCGACATTATCTATGATGGTTGGGGTACATACTACGAAGGCGAAGACGCTGAGTATGACGTTATTGAAGATGGTGACGACGAATAA
- a CDS encoding glycosyl hydrolase 2 galactose-binding domain-containing protein, with protein MNSRILLNGEKALWQLSPLTDTSLPIKDIPIQQGVAFAYDVLSVEDANHQEWHLMRFFDVDETLLSYPAIELVMSGVSRYAEVRINGVAVFDCNELMTRYRKDIKEYLQLGGNRFEILFLEEDDEDWLLDDNEVSGVCEINQAYYRRFGAVQSIDIKDDIGVFGVCFFQPIPHLSLNHISIEQIWHHGCELKVDVRFHTYKPNLISASIKFDGMTLTLPVDVRSDHVSALFQVEAPKYWDDQMQNSDDLYVIDVILDGQHHELEIGLCRTENVIHFPL; from the coding sequence ATGAACTCAAGAATTCTACTTAATGGGGAAAAGGCCTTATGGCAGCTATCACCATTAACAGATACAAGCCTACCGATTAAAGATATTCCGATCCAACAAGGTGTAGCATTCGCTTATGATGTGCTTTCTGTCGAAGATGCAAATCATCAAGAGTGGCACTTGATGCGTTTTTTTGATGTGGATGAAACCTTACTGAGCTACCCTGCGATAGAGTTAGTGATGAGTGGTGTTTCTCGTTATGCAGAAGTCAGAATTAACGGTGTGGCGGTATTTGATTGTAATGAATTGATGACGCGTTATCGTAAGGACATCAAAGAATACTTACAGTTAGGAGGCAATCGTTTTGAAATTCTTTTTCTAGAAGAAGACGATGAAGACTGGTTGTTAGATGATAATGAAGTCAGCGGTGTTTGCGAAATAAATCAAGCGTATTATCGCCGTTTTGGTGCAGTGCAAAGCATTGATATAAAAGATGACATTGGAGTTTTTGGTGTTTGTTTTTTTCAGCCTATCCCACACCTTTCTTTAAATCATATTAGTATCGAACAAATTTGGCACCATGGTTGTGAGTTAAAAGTAGACGTGCGTTTCCATACGTATAAACCCAATCTTATTTCTGCCAGTATTAAGTTTGATGGCATGACATTGACGCTTCCTGTGGATGTAAGAAGTGATCATGTGTCGGCGTTATTCCAAGTAGAAGCGCCAAAATATTGGGATGATCAAATGCAAAACTCAGATGATCTCTATGTAATTGACGTAATACTCGATGGTCAGCACCATGAACTTGAAATTGGCTTATGTCGAACAGAAAATGTGATTCACTTTCCTTTGTAA